From a single Sphingomonas oryzagri genomic region:
- a CDS encoding RcnB family protein, translating to MKTHLLLGSALLLLVAPDIALAQDHARPAQGGGHGRPPVAKPAQQRPAPSRPGPSRPTPPRPGTGGPAIQPPRPAKPVRPERPKPPVKPGHGWQKPRPPHKPGIRPPNFRPIHRPGWQYPRGYSYRRWTIGLLLPHLFLSSRYYFDDYANYGFGPPPYGCRWVRYGPDLLLVDVRTGRIRDVIYGAFY from the coding sequence ATGAAGACGCATCTCCTGCTCGGCAGCGCTTTGCTGCTGCTCGTTGCTCCCGACATCGCACTGGCACAGGATCATGCCCGCCCGGCTCAAGGCGGTGGCCATGGCCGTCCACCGGTGGCCAAACCCGCGCAGCAGAGGCCGGCGCCGTCGCGACCCGGCCCGTCTCGGCCGACACCGCCGCGGCCCGGCACGGGCGGCCCCGCGATCCAGCCGCCACGCCCGGCGAAGCCTGTCCGTCCCGAGCGACCCAAGCCGCCGGTGAAACCCGGTCATGGCTGGCAGAAGCCGCGCCCGCCGCACAAGCCCGGCATTCGTCCGCCGAACTTCCGGCCCATCCACCGCCCCGGCTGGCAGTATCCGCGCGGCTATTCGTACCGCCGCTGGACGATCGGCCTGCTGTTGCCCCACCTGTTCCTCTCGTCGCGTTATTATTTCGACGACTACGCCAATTACGGCTTCGGCCCGCCGCCCTACGGTTGCCGCTGGGTACGCTACGGGCCGGACCTGCTGCTGGTCGATGTTCGCACCGGCCGAATCCGCGACGTGATCTACGGCGCCTTCTACTGA
- a CDS encoding bifunctional helix-turn-helix transcriptional regulator/GNAT family N-acetyltransferase: MTRDILVDLGELFLGSRLKRLAERLQADAARVAQGAGLAIQPAQFPLLAAIDRYGPLTVGEAVEALGVSQPAVTRCATGLVESGLIEAERSDTDLRQKTLRLTDAGSAAMTLARQSMWPRLDGAVKQLCAPLTGGLLDQIGQIETALEAMPLEERARRWSPPLTVREYDDTLAEDFHRINAEWISSMFRLEENDVQILTRPRELIVDRGGVILFVEAEGLGVVGTCALIRIEEGVYELTKMGVLESARGRKAGEFLLAATLERARAMGIETLYLLTNSRCAPAIHLYEKLGFTHDAEIKERYAARYERCDVAMRWRG, from the coding sequence ATGACGCGCGATATTCTGGTCGATCTGGGCGAGCTGTTCCTCGGGAGCCGGCTCAAGCGACTGGCCGAGCGCCTCCAGGCGGACGCCGCACGGGTCGCGCAGGGGGCGGGGCTGGCGATCCAGCCAGCGCAGTTTCCGCTGCTGGCCGCGATCGATCGCTATGGCCCGCTGACGGTCGGCGAGGCGGTGGAGGCGCTGGGCGTGAGCCAGCCCGCGGTCACCCGTTGCGCCACCGGTCTTGTCGAGAGCGGGCTGATCGAGGCCGAGCGATCGGACACCGACCTCCGCCAGAAAACCCTCCGGCTGACCGATGCCGGCAGCGCGGCCATGACGCTGGCGAGACAATCGATGTGGCCGCGCCTGGATGGTGCCGTGAAGCAGCTCTGCGCGCCGCTCACCGGCGGGCTGCTCGACCAGATCGGGCAGATCGAGACGGCACTGGAGGCCATGCCGCTGGAAGAGCGCGCGCGCCGCTGGTCGCCGCCCCTGACGGTACGCGAATATGACGACACGCTGGCGGAGGATTTCCACCGGATCAACGCCGAGTGGATCTCGTCCATGTTCCGGCTGGAGGAGAATGACGTCCAGATCCTCACACGCCCGCGCGAACTGATCGTCGATCGCGGCGGCGTGATCCTGTTCGTCGAGGCGGAGGGGCTGGGCGTCGTCGGCACCTGCGCGCTGATCCGCATCGAGGAAGGCGTCTACGAGCTGACCAAGATGGGCGTGCTGGAAAGCGCGCGGGGGCGGAAGGCTGGGGAATTCCTGCTCGCCGCCACGCTGGAGCGGGCGCGCGCGATGGGGATCGAAACGCTCTATCTGCTCACCAACAGCCGCTGCGCGCCGGCCATCCATCTCTACGAAAAGCTCGGCTTCACGCATGATGCCGAAATCAAGGAGCGCTACGCCGCCCGCTACGAACGCTGCGACGTGGCGATGCGCTGGCGCGGCTGA
- a CDS encoding DUF4893 domain-containing protein — MTIAPARLLALTLCAGLAACAHNRQPCPPPAPGTAGAGGLPDWHDAITDPDHVRLRDWRKAFVTGLDQARGDGHGAEIDAQGRLLDPDTAMDGATLPVGFYRCRVIKLGSRDAGRLTYIAYPEHRCEVRPSDSLTRLIELDGLQRPSGRLYPDGPSRTVFLGTMILGDEQKPITYGRDVDRDMVGAVQRIGEHQWRMLIPDPAWESKIDVMELVPEG; from the coding sequence ATGACCATCGCGCCCGCCCGTCTGCTCGCCTTGACCCTGTGCGCCGGCCTCGCGGCGTGCGCGCACAACCGGCAGCCATGCCCGCCGCCGGCGCCCGGCACGGCGGGGGCAGGCGGCTTGCCCGACTGGCACGACGCGATCACCGATCCCGATCACGTGCGCCTGCGCGACTGGCGCAAGGCGTTCGTGACGGGGCTCGATCAGGCGCGCGGCGACGGCCATGGCGCGGAAATCGATGCGCAGGGCCGGCTGCTCGATCCCGACACGGCGATGGACGGCGCGACGCTGCCGGTCGGTTTCTATCGCTGCCGGGTCATCAAGCTCGGCTCGCGCGACGCCGGGCGCCTCACCTACATCGCTTATCCGGAGCATCGTTGCGAGGTGCGTCCGTCCGACAGCCTGACCCGGCTGATCGAGCTGGACGGGCTGCAGCGCCCTTCGGGGCGCCTCTATCCGGATGGCCCGTCGCGCACCGTCTTTCTCGGCACCATGATCCTCGGCGACGAGCAGAAGCCGATCACCTACGGCCGCGACGTCGATCGCGACATGGTCGGCGCGGTCCAGCGCATCGGCGAGCATCAGTGGCGGATGCTGATCCCCGATCCCGCCTGGGAATCCAAGATCGACGTGATGGAGCTGGTGCCGGAGGGCTGA
- a CDS encoding 3-hydroxybutyrate dehydrogenase: protein MFLKGKTALVTGSTSGIGLAYAKALAAEGAQVMINGFGDADAIEKERAALEATSGKALYSDADMTKPESIAAMVKRCHDELGGPDIVIANAGVQHVEPIDTFPVAKWDQIIAINLSSAFHLMQAAIPLMKEKKWGRIISTASAHSKVASPFKSAYVTAKHGIAGLTKTAALETATFGITVNCISPGYVWTPLVENQIPDTMKARNMTREQVINDVLLDGQPTKQFVTAEQVAALAVFLCRDEAAQITGSNYSIDGGWTAE, encoded by the coding sequence ATGTTCCTCAAGGGCAAGACCGCGCTCGTCACCGGCTCCACCTCGGGCATCGGGCTGGCCTACGCCAAGGCGCTGGCCGCCGAGGGCGCGCAGGTGATGATCAACGGCTTCGGCGACGCCGACGCGATCGAGAAGGAGCGCGCCGCGCTGGAGGCGACCAGCGGCAAGGCGCTCTACAGCGACGCCGACATGACCAAGCCCGAGTCGATCGCGGCGATGGTGAAGCGCTGCCACGACGAACTGGGCGGACCGGACATCGTGATCGCCAATGCCGGCGTCCAGCATGTCGAGCCGATCGACACCTTCCCGGTGGCGAAGTGGGACCAGATCATCGCGATCAACCTCTCCTCGGCCTTCCACCTGATGCAGGCGGCGATCCCGCTGATGAAGGAAAAGAAGTGGGGGCGGATCATCTCGACCGCGTCGGCTCACTCCAAGGTCGCCTCGCCGTTCAAGTCCGCCTACGTCACCGCCAAGCACGGCATCGCCGGCCTCACCAAGACGGCGGCGCTGGAGACGGCGACCTTCGGCATCACGGTCAACTGCATCTCGCCGGGCTATGTCTGGACGCCGCTGGTCGAGAATCAGATTCCGGACACGATGAAGGCGCGCAACATGACGCGCGAGCAGGTGATCAACGACGTGCTGCTCGATGGCCAACCGACCAAGCAGTTCGTCACCGCCGAGCAGGTGGCGGCGCTGGCCGTGTTCCTGTGCCGCGACGAGGCGGCGCAGATCACCGGGTCCAACTATTCGATCGATGGCGGCTGGACGGCGGAGTGA
- a CDS encoding mannose-1-phosphate guanylyltransferase/mannose-6-phosphate isomerase codes for MTERRRITPVILSGGSGTRLWPLSRTGRPKQLLSLTHEETMLQLTARRTTGARFAAPIVVANAAHADEIEVQLDAAGIADARLILEPAARNTAPAIALAAVEAEPDALLLVMPSDHVIADVDAFHAAIERAVPLVEDGWLVTFGITPTAPETGYGYINRGMEIAPGVNRVKRFVEKPDRGTAQHYVATGHYSWNGGIFLFTAGAYLAALDEFAPDMAEAARTAIGAARRDGHQIHPEAHAFGRSPSDSIDYAVMEKAERVAVVPVDMGWSDVGSWDALHELAPKDEANNAHHGAVIAIDTNNCLIRSEGPLVAAVGVQDVIVIATHDAVLVLPRGDSQQVKRAVEALKRDGHITLDKPF; via the coding sequence ATGACGGAACGCCGACGGATCACGCCGGTCATCCTTTCGGGTGGATCGGGCACGCGATTGTGGCCGCTGTCGCGCACCGGGCGACCCAAGCAGCTGCTGTCGCTGACGCACGAGGAGACGATGCTCCAGCTGACCGCGCGGCGCACCACCGGCGCGCGCTTCGCGGCGCCGATCGTCGTCGCCAATGCCGCCCATGCGGACGAGATCGAGGTGCAGCTCGATGCCGCCGGCATCGCCGACGCCCGTCTGATTCTGGAACCCGCCGCCCGCAACACCGCGCCCGCCATCGCGCTGGCCGCCGTCGAAGCGGAACCGGACGCGCTGCTGCTGGTCATGCCGAGCGACCATGTCATCGCCGACGTCGACGCTTTCCATGCAGCGATCGAGCGCGCCGTGCCGCTGGTGGAGGACGGCTGGCTCGTCACCTTCGGCATCACGCCGACCGCTCCCGAAACCGGCTATGGCTACATCAATCGCGGCATGGAGATCGCCCCCGGCGTGAACCGGGTGAAGCGGTTTGTCGAGAAGCCCGATCGCGGCACCGCCCAGCATTATGTCGCGACCGGCCATTACAGCTGGAACGGTGGCATCTTCCTGTTCACCGCCGGCGCCTATCTGGCGGCGCTGGACGAGTTCGCCCCGGATATGGCGGAAGCGGCACGCACGGCGATCGGCGCGGCACGGCGCGACGGGCACCAGATCCATCCCGAAGCGCATGCGTTCGGTCGCTCGCCCTCCGATTCGATCGATTATGCGGTGATGGAAAAGGCGGAGCGGGTCGCGGTGGTGCCGGTCGACATGGGCTGGTCCGACGTCGGCAGCTGGGACGCGCTGCACGAACTCGCCCCCAAGGACGAGGCCAACAACGCCCACCATGGCGCGGTGATCGCGATCGACACCAACAACTGCCTGATCCGTTCAGAAGGCCCGCTGGTCGCCGCCGTCGGCGTGCAGGACGTGATCGTCATCGCCACCCACGATGCCGTGCTCGTCCTGCCGCGCGGCGACAGCCAGCAGGTCAAGCGCGCGGTCGAGGCGCTCAAGCGCGACGGCCACATCACGCTCGACAAACCCTTTTAG
- a CDS encoding ATP-binding protein: MTDTPDLARIAAALERISPPPPPAADPLAHPAYVWREGVLVATRAFRPLALDLLTGIEAQKAQVLANTRRLADGLPAHDVLLWGARGTGKSSLVKSAVGALQGEGKGIALIEVAPDALPTLPHLFDLIAPLDRAFALFVDDLGFEEGSAGPRTLRSLLEGGAEARPDNARLHVTANRRHIVSREHGEAERAINTRDVMDDKLALADRFGLSVGFHNVDQPTYVAMVEAYATELGLPFDPADAIAWATGRGGRSGRVAWHYVVELAGREGRKV, translated from the coding sequence ATGACCGACACCCCCGACCTCGCCCGCATCGCCGCCGCGCTGGAGCGGATCTCGCCGCCGCCGCCGCCCGCCGCGGATCCGCTGGCGCACCCGGCCTATGTGTGGCGCGAGGGCGTGCTGGTCGCGACGCGCGCCTTCCGCCCGCTGGCGCTCGATCTGCTGACCGGGATCGAGGCGCAGAAGGCGCAGGTACTCGCCAACACCCGCCGCCTCGCCGACGGTCTGCCCGCGCACGATGTGCTGCTGTGGGGCGCGCGCGGCACCGGCAAGTCCTCGCTGGTCAAGTCGGCGGTCGGTGCGTTGCAGGGCGAGGGGAAGGGTATCGCGCTGATCGAGGTCGCGCCCGATGCGCTGCCTACTCTGCCGCACCTGTTCGATCTGATCGCGCCGCTGGATCGGGCCTTCGCTTTGTTCGTGGACGATCTCGGCTTCGAGGAAGGCTCGGCCGGCCCGCGCACCTTGCGCTCGCTGCTGGAGGGCGGGGCGGAGGCGCGGCCGGACAATGCCCGCCTCCACGTCACCGCCAATCGCCGCCATATCGTCTCGCGCGAGCATGGCGAGGCCGAGCGCGCGATCAATACGCGCGACGTGATGGACGACAAGCTCGCGCTGGCCGATCGCTTCGGCCTGTCGGTGGGCTTCCACAATGTCGACCAGCCGACCTATGTCGCCATGGTCGAGGCCTATGCGACGGAACTGGGCCTGCCGTTCGATCCCGCCGACGCGATCGCCTGGGCGACCGGGCGGGGGGGGCGGTCGGGCCGCGTCGCCTGGCATTATGTCGTCGAACTGGCGGGGCGCGAAGGCAGGAAGGTCTAG
- a CDS encoding patatin-like phospholipase family protein, which yields MSEADPKRRRSAPPPPLPLPPQVALVLQGGGALGSFQGGIYEALHEAAIEIDWVAGISIGAVNAAIIAGNPPERRLARLREFWAIVTSALPSFPIPFVHDQMREALNEWSAALVATGGVPGFFSPRPWPPAMAIPGTIEALSFYDTTPLVETLNGLVDWDLLNDGPVRLSVGAVEIESGNFRFFDTKHDRIDHRHIMASGALPPGLPPVEIDGKWYWDGGVVSNTPLSHVLDNQSEDMLIFQVDLFSSKGALPRTMMDVAARAKEIQYSSRTRTISDQLMKARKRREVAARVLAKLPPELQDDPDVKELTAIAHENAVALVQLIYRANAWEGGSRDYEFSERTRVEHWQAGRDAVARTISNSAVLAKDISGRKTMAFDLNRP from the coding sequence ATGTCCGAGGCCGATCCGAAACGGCGCAGGTCCGCGCCCCCTCCGCCGCTCCCGTTGCCGCCGCAGGTGGCGCTCGTCCTGCAGGGGGGCGGCGCGCTCGGTTCCTTCCAGGGCGGCATCTACGAGGCGCTGCACGAGGCCGCGATCGAGATCGACTGGGTCGCCGGCATCTCGATCGGCGCGGTCAACGCCGCCATCATCGCCGGCAATCCGCCGGAACGGCGGCTGGCGCGGCTCAGGGAGTTCTGGGCGATCGTCACCTCGGCGCTGCCGAGCTTCCCGATCCCCTTCGTCCACGACCAGATGCGCGAGGCGCTCAACGAATGGTCGGCGGCTCTGGTCGCCACCGGCGGCGTACCGGGCTTCTTCTCGCCGCGTCCCTGGCCGCCCGCGATGGCGATCCCCGGCACGATCGAGGCGCTGAGCTTCTATGACACGACCCCGCTGGTCGAGACGCTGAACGGCCTCGTCGACTGGGATCTGCTCAACGACGGGCCGGTGCGCCTGTCCGTCGGCGCGGTCGAGATCGAGAGCGGCAATTTCCGATTCTTCGACACCAAGCACGACCGGATCGATCATCGCCACATCATGGCATCCGGCGCGCTGCCGCCGGGCCTGCCGCCGGTCGAGATCGACGGGAAATGGTATTGGGACGGCGGCGTCGTCTCCAACACGCCGCTCAGCCATGTCCTCGACAATCAGAGCGAGGACATGCTGATCTTCCAGGTGGATCTCTTCTCGTCCAAGGGTGCCTTGCCCCGCACGATGATGGACGTGGCGGCGCGCGCCAAGGAGATCCAGTATTCCAGCCGGACGCGCACCATCTCCGACCAGCTGATGAAGGCCCGCAAGCGCCGCGAGGTCGCCGCGCGCGTGCTCGCCAAGCTGCCGCCCGAGCTGCAGGACGATCCCGACGTGAAGGAACTGACCGCGATCGCGCACGAAAATGCCGTCGCGCTGGTCCAGCTCATCTACCGCGCCAACGCCTGGGAGGGCGGATCGCGCGACTATGAATTCTCCGAGCGCACCCGCGTCGAACACTGGCAGGCGGGCCGCGACGCGGTGGCGCGCACGATCAGCAATTCGGCGGTGCTCGCCAAGGACATTTCCGGCCGCAAGACGATGGCCTTCGACCTCAATCGACCCTGA
- a CDS encoding TIGR03013 family XrtA/PEP-CTERM system glycosyltransferase: MIRLFKHYVPHAVLLLGLVDVVLLACAAEASWVLRAWQIGMTITPVTSRIGPILTFTGSVEIAMIAVGVYGLDALQSVRFACVRIMVATALGLIFVSVAAFVSPGLTLWRSNALYAALIAPTVLTLARLLLGSVLGSEAFKRRVLVLGAGERAARIKELSERPGAGFVVCGFVGMTNAESTVRGAIHRDAIESLSDHVVNLKASEVVLALQERRNALPLQDLLRIKTTGVHVNELSSFLERETGRVDLATASHSWLIFSDGFTSGRMISTAAKRLFDILASGLLLVLSSPVILLFALLIRLESKGPAFYRQKRVGLFGEEFDVIKLRSMRQDAEVAGVAVWAQENDPRVTRIGRFIRMVRIDEIPQVWVVLKGKMSFVGPRPERMQFVTDLAQQLPFYAERHMVKPGITGWAQINYPYGASLEDARNKLEYDLYYAKNYTPFLDLLILLQTVRVLLWPSGAR; the protein is encoded by the coding sequence GTGATCAGGCTGTTCAAGCATTATGTGCCCCACGCCGTGCTGTTGCTCGGCCTGGTGGACGTCGTGCTGCTGGCCTGCGCCGCAGAGGCGAGCTGGGTGCTGCGGGCCTGGCAGATCGGCATGACCATCACGCCGGTCACCAGCCGGATCGGGCCGATCCTCACCTTCACCGGCTCGGTCGAGATCGCGATGATCGCGGTTGGCGTCTACGGGCTGGATGCCCTGCAATCGGTGCGCTTCGCCTGCGTGCGGATCATGGTGGCGACCGCGCTGGGGCTGATCTTCGTATCGGTCGCCGCCTTCGTCTCGCCCGGCCTCACGCTGTGGCGTTCCAACGCGCTCTACGCCGCATTGATCGCGCCGACGGTGCTGACGCTGGCGCGGCTGCTGCTCGGCTCGGTGCTGGGATCGGAGGCGTTCAAGCGGCGCGTGCTGGTACTGGGCGCGGGCGAGCGCGCGGCACGGATCAAGGAGCTTTCGGAAAGGCCGGGGGCCGGCTTCGTCGTCTGCGGCTTCGTCGGGATGACCAATGCCGAGAGCACGGTGCGCGGCGCCATCCATCGCGACGCGATCGAGAGTCTTTCCGACCATGTCGTGAACCTCAAGGCATCCGAGGTGGTGCTGGCGCTGCAGGAGCGGCGCAACGCGCTGCCGCTGCAGGATCTGCTGCGCATCAAGACCACGGGCGTCCATGTCAACGAGCTGTCCAGCTTTCTGGAGCGCGAGACGGGCCGCGTCGATCTCGCCACCGCGAGCCACAGCTGGCTGATCTTCTCGGACGGCTTCACCTCCGGCCGGATGATCTCGACCGCGGCCAAGCGGCTGTTCGACATCCTCGCCTCCGGCCTGCTGCTGGTGCTGTCCTCGCCGGTCATCCTACTCTTCGCGCTGCTCATCAGGCTGGAGAGCAAGGGGCCGGCTTTCTACCGTCAGAAACGCGTCGGCCTCTTCGGCGAGGAGTTCGACGTGATCAAGCTGCGCTCGATGCGGCAGGATGCGGAGGTCGCCGGCGTCGCCGTCTGGGCGCAGGAAAACGATCCGCGCGTGACGCGCATCGGCCGCTTCATCCGCATGGTCCGCATCGACGAGATCCCGCAGGTGTGGGTGGTGCTGAAGGGCAAGATGAGCTTCGTCGGCCCGCGCCCGGAGCGGATGCAGTTCGTCACCGATCTTGCGCAGCAGCTGCCTTTCTATGCCGAGCGTCACATGGTGAAGCCCGGCATCACCGGCTGGGCGCAGATCAACTATCCCTACGGCGCCAGCCTGGAGGATGCGCGCAACAAGCTGGAATATGATCTCTATTATGCCAAGAACTACACGCCCTTCCTCGATCTGCTGATCCTGCTGCAGACGGTACGCGTGCTGCTCTGGCCGTCAGGAGCGCGCTGA
- the prsR gene encoding PEP-CTERM-box response regulator transcription factor, whose translation MTKPILLVVEDDAGLARQLRWAYEDYEVVIAGDRTSAIEALRLHEPAVVTLDLGLPPDPDGTTEGFATLAEILSLKPDTKVIVASGHEAPESARDAIARGAWDFYAKPVDIDTLGLIVARAFHVHALEAENARLSALSGGGTVLGGLVTAAPEMLKVARTVERVAQTDVSLLVLGASGTGKELVARGLHEASRRAKGPFVAINCAAIPETLLESELFGHEKGAFTGAVRTVEGKIELASGGTLFLDEIGDVPLPLQVKLLRFLQERVIERIGGRRAIPVDVRIVCATHRNLEAMVADGGFREDLWYRLAEMVVRLPTLAERPGDAVLLARHFLRRHAPVINAQVKGLAPDAADAISAARWPGNVRELENRVKRAIIMAEGKALTAEDLDLAGGDPEALNLRSVREAADRKAIGEALARADGNISQTARLLGISRPTLYDLLKAYGLQAAG comes from the coding sequence ATGACCAAGCCGATCCTTCTCGTCGTCGAGGACGATGCCGGCCTCGCCCGCCAGCTGCGCTGGGCCTATGAGGATTATGAGGTCGTGATCGCGGGTGATCGCACGTCCGCAATCGAGGCGTTGCGCCTGCACGAGCCAGCGGTGGTGACGCTCGATCTCGGCCTGCCGCCCGATCCCGACGGCACCACCGAGGGTTTCGCGACGCTGGCCGAGATCCTCTCGCTCAAGCCCGACACCAAGGTGATCGTCGCGTCGGGCCACGAGGCGCCGGAGAGCGCGCGCGACGCGATCGCGCGGGGTGCGTGGGATTTCTATGCCAAGCCGGTCGATATCGACACGCTCGGGCTGATCGTCGCGCGCGCCTTCCACGTTCATGCGCTGGAGGCGGAGAATGCGCGCCTCTCCGCATTGTCGGGCGGGGGCACGGTGCTGGGCGGGCTGGTGACGGCGGCGCCCGAGATGCTCAAGGTCGCGCGCACCGTCGAGCGGGTGGCGCAGACCGACGTCTCGCTGCTGGTGCTGGGCGCGTCCGGCACCGGCAAGGAACTTGTCGCACGGGGGCTGCACGAGGCGAGCCGTCGCGCCAAAGGGCCGTTCGTCGCGATCAACTGCGCGGCGATCCCCGAGACTCTGCTGGAGTCAGAACTGTTCGGGCATGAGAAGGGCGCCTTCACCGGCGCCGTGCGCACCGTCGAGGGCAAGATCGAGCTGGCGTCAGGCGGCACGCTGTTCCTCGACGAGATCGGCGACGTGCCGCTGCCGCTACAGGTGAAGCTGCTCCGCTTCCTGCAGGAGCGGGTGATCGAGCGGATCGGCGGGCGCAGGGCGATCCCCGTCGACGTCCGCATCGTCTGCGCGACCCACCGCAATCTCGAGGCGATGGTGGCCGACGGCGGCTTCCGCGAGGATCTCTGGTACCGTCTTGCCGAGATGGTGGTGCGCCTGCCGACGCTCGCCGAGCGGCCGGGCGACGCGGTGCTGCTCGCTCGCCATTTCCTCCGCCGCCACGCGCCGGTCATCAACGCCCAGGTGAAAGGCCTCGCGCCGGACGCTGCGGACGCCATTTCGGCTGCGCGCTGGCCGGGCAACGTCCGCGAGCTTGAGAACCGCGTGAAACGCGCGATCATCATGGCGGAGGGCAAGGCGCTAACCGCCGAGGATCTCGATCTGGCGGGCGGCGATCCGGAGGCGCTCAACCTGCGCAGCGTGCGCGAGGCGGCGGACCGCAAGGCGATCGGCGAGGCGCTGGCCCGCGCCGACGGCAACATCTCGCAGACCGCGCGGCTGCTCGGCATCAGCCGGCCGACGCTCTACGATCTGCTCAAGGCCTACGGATTGCAGGCGGCGGGCTAG
- the prsK gene encoding XrtA/PEP-CTERM system histidine kinase PrsK, translated as MADGVVNPSRKVIVRALAITVALLYIAAAAMLMAAVEPLGFAYEWAARLLGVFGATFAAMMLMPPGRARSWLKLQLAKHLFRHRYDYREQWLRFTHRLGDVRPGEELAVRIERALADIVETRDARLLVVGASGRLEPAGAGAWPQGASAGAAADFTRLLERNQRVLDGDALRGAEASAAATEEERELAPRWLIEDAGIWAGVPLVHGERLAGLVLLGRPPVSRRLDWEDFDLLSVAGRQVASHLAEAQGQEALSEARRFHEFNRRFAFIVHDVKNLASQLGLVARNAERHADNPAFRADMVATLKDSVARLDGLLQRLSPQQVRADAPRVAAPMALLEAIAQRRRAQHPIRLTGRVEIHALFDPTRLETALDHLVQNAIEASPAAEPVWLSVERRGLEVEIAVLDRGRGMTAEFLRHGLFVPFESTKTGGFGIGAFEARALIAAMGGRLEVQSREGEGTRFAILLPMADAPQERLSA; from the coding sequence ATGGCCGACGGGGTGGTGAACCCCTCGCGCAAGGTGATCGTCCGGGCGCTGGCGATCACTGTCGCGCTCCTCTACATCGCGGCGGCGGCGATGCTGATGGCGGCGGTCGAGCCGCTCGGTTTCGCCTACGAATGGGCGGCGCGCCTGCTCGGCGTGTTCGGTGCGACCTTCGCGGCGATGATGCTGATGCCGCCCGGCCGCGCGCGCAGCTGGCTGAAGCTGCAGCTCGCGAAGCATCTCTTCCGCCACCGCTACGATTATCGCGAACAATGGCTGCGCTTCACCCATCGGCTCGGCGACGTCCGTCCGGGCGAGGAACTGGCCGTCCGCATCGAGCGCGCGCTGGCCGACATCGTCGAGACGCGCGACGCGCGGTTGCTGGTGGTCGGCGCCTCGGGCCGGCTGGAGCCTGCTGGCGCGGGCGCGTGGCCGCAGGGAGCGTCCGCCGGCGCGGCCGCCGACTTCACCCGCCTGCTGGAGCGTAACCAGCGCGTCCTCGACGGCGACGCTCTTCGCGGGGCGGAGGCCAGCGCCGCCGCCACCGAGGAGGAGCGCGAACTGGCGCCGCGCTGGCTGATCGAGGATGCCGGCATCTGGGCGGGCGTGCCGCTGGTCCATGGCGAGCGCCTGGCGGGCCTCGTGCTGCTCGGCCGTCCGCCGGTGTCTCGCCGGCTCGACTGGGAGGATTTCGACCTGCTGTCGGTCGCCGGCCGGCAGGTCGCGAGCCACCTTGCCGAGGCGCAGGGGCAGGAGGCGCTGTCCGAGGCACGCCGCTTCCACGAATTCAACCGCCGCTTCGCCTTCATCGTCCATGACGTGAAGAATCTCGCGAGCCAGCTCGGCCTGGTCGCGCGCAATGCCGAGCGCCATGCCGACAACCCGGCTTTCCGCGCGGACATGGTGGCGACGCTGAAGGACAGCGTGGCGCGGCTCGACGGGCTGCTCCAGCGCCTGTCACCCCAGCAGGTGCGCGCCGATGCCCCGCGCGTCGCGGCACCGATGGCGCTGCTGGAGGCGATCGCGCAGCGCCGCCGCGCGCAGCACCCGATCCGCCTGACCGGGCGGGTGGAGATCCATGCCCTGTTCGATCCGACCCGGCTGGAGACGGCGCTCGACCATCTCGTCCAGAATGCGATCGAGGCCAGCCCAGCGGCCGAGCCGGTGTGGCTTTCGGTCGAGCGGCGCGGGCTGGAGGTGGAGATCGCGGTGCTCGATCGCGGGCGTGGCATGACCGCGGAATTCCTGCGCCACGGCCTGTTCGTGCCGTTCGAGTCGACCAAGACCGGCGGCTTCGGCATCGGCGCGTTCGAGGCGCGCGCGCTGATCGCGGCGATGGGCGGCCGGCTGGAGGTGCAAAGCCGCGAAGGCGAGGGCACCCGCTTCGCGATCCTGCTGCCTATGGCCGACGCCCCGCAGGAGCGGCTGAGCGCATGA